The Marinomonas profundi DNA segment CTTCATACGCTTATGTTCGTCGGCACTGGGTGTTTCTAACAGCACGAGTTTTTGTTTCGCGCGGGTAATCGCCACATAAAATAAACGCCGCTCAGACGCCAAATCGCTGGCGGCTTGCTTATCAATGGCGCTCAAATCCTCGTCATAATAAGGAAAGCGCCCTTCTTGTAAACCAGACAATAGCACCTGATCGAATTCCAAACCTTTCGACTTATGGATCGTCATCAGATGCACGCCGTGAACATCGTCCGTTTGCTTTTCATTCAAGCTCGCGAGTTGTTCTAGAATCGACTTTGCATCACCACCAACGCCACGCACATAAGCCATAAAGGCATCGCAAGTAGCGATTTTCTCTTGGGTCTGAATGTCTTTGCTGCTGGTACTTTCAAAGTAGCGATAAATGCCCAACTTCTCTAAAGTATGCGCCAAGCCTTGCGCCGGATCGGTGCGATACTGTTTATGACAAGAATCGGCTAAACTGCGCAACCAGTCAGCACGCTCATAGAGTTTTTTGGCGCGCCAACCGTCGGAGGCATCGGCCACAGATTCGATAATTTGCGGCAACAAATGCGGCGCTTGTTTGGCTTGTTGAATCAAGGTTTTGCGCTGCGCCATAGAAGCGCCAAGGCTCGGAACCGTCAGCAAGTATTCAATATCGTCAGCATGAAAAAAGCTATTTGGCGTTTCCAAACCACCCGCAATCACTGCAAGATACGCCATCAACATGCGAATCTGGCGATTTTCCAACAGTGGCGAATCGCCATGCAATTGATACGGCACACCTTTGTGCATCAAGGCCAATTGCACCGGCACCATATCACTGTACAAACGCACCAACACGGCTGTATCGCTTAACGCTCGCCCTTCATCGACCCAGGCTTTCAGCTCGCCTAACAAAGCCTTGCCGGTCTTCGGCGCGCGCGCAAAAGACACTCGTGTACGCTCGCCAGCGCCAATCACCAAGGCATCAGGGTCATTTTCACTGATCACGCTCGACGCCATTAATCCCACCGCATGACCAAAGCGAAAACTGGTGCTTAATGGATAAGTCGCCACATTGGCAAATTCTTGGTCAAACTGGCTCGCCATAATATCTGGACTGGCGCCGCGCCATTCGTAAATACATTGCTGCACATCGCCCACTATCATCCACTGACAAGGCGCTGGATACAGCAATTTTAGCAACTCATATTGGCACGGGTTGATGTCTTGAAATTCGTCAATTAACAGATAGCGGAAATCAGGCACCAAGCCACGTATTCTCTCGCGTTCAGGTTCGTCTAATTGACTGATTAATTGATAAGGGTCGCTGAGCAAATCCGCGAAAAAACGCACATTATTACGCTTACGTAATTTCTCTAATTCGTCATACAGGGCGGGGAAAAATTTGCGCTCGTTAGACCAACCCAAAGCTTCAAAAACAATCTGCGCTGATTGGTCAGATGCTTTGACCTGATCGACAAATAACAACACGTCTTCCAACCAATCTTTCTCGTCCAATAGGGCGATTTTCTCGCCACTTCGAACCAGACGCTGCAAGGCCTCACGCAACATCTTCACCAAGCTAAAATCATCGGTGACCAGCTTAGACGCAGACAACCAACCTTGCTGCTCTA contains these protein-coding regions:
- a CDS encoding ATP-dependent helicase — translated: MIQVQPNTEVITSLTDEQTRVVHHDLTTPAKVIAVAGAGKTTTLISRIEHLLAQGVDPSQIGVFMFNKSAQEEFSERLSKRLMTAGHFRSPSVMTFHAFGMKFCRRLEQQGWLSASKLVTDDFSLVKMLREALQRLVRSGEKIALLDEKDWLEDVLLFVDQVKASDQSAQIVFEALGWSNERKFFPALYDELEKLRKRNNVRFFADLLSDPYQLISQLDEPERERIRGLVPDFRYLLIDEFQDINPCQYELLKLLYPAPCQWMIVGDVQQCIYEWRGASPDIMASQFDQEFANVATYPLSTSFRFGHAVGLMASSVISENDPDALVIGAGERTRVSFARAPKTGKALLGELKAWVDEGRALSDTAVLVRLYSDMVPVQLALMHKGVPYQLHGDSPLLENRQIRMLMAYLAVIAGGLETPNSFFHADDIEYLLTVPSLGASMAQRKTLIQQAKQAPHLLPQIIESVADASDGWRAKKLYERADWLRSLADSCHKQYRTDPAQGLAHTLEKLGIYRYFESTSSKDIQTQEKIATCDAFMAYVRGVGGDAKSILEQLASLNEKQTDDVHGVHLMTIHKSKGLEFDQVLLSGLQEGRFPYYDEDLSAIDKQAASDLASERRLFYVAITRAKQKLVLLETPSADEHKRMKQGDIPRAALKSLSLSRFVFEAQPYAVSRICEAWYENNVGTPIDTEKALVFQRYLNAVDPSPSLTFRHRVEGKSLLQPGDKVRHDQFGQGVVVRQERDAKQMIFVDFGEVGLKRFNPKHTQLIKLSSRA